The sequence TGTTTGGTGGAGTAATCGTTATAGCTATAGTTGCACTCCTTATATACAAACAGTACTTCCAGAAAATGAACCTTAACTCTGCTCAGGACACAGCACAAGTAAGAGCATGCGCAACAAGCGTATGAATAAAGGTCTAAACATAAAAATTTACTAAAACGTGGAAGTTCATGTTATCCGATGAAAAAGCACAAATAAGCGCCGAAATGATACTACTCATAGGCGCCATACTCGTAATCGTAATCGTAGCGGGACAATACATATTCAGCATATCAAATTCAGTTGCAGGAAACATAACAGACGTTGTGAACACTGCAAGAAACAGCGCCATCGGAAAAATGTAAAAACTTCCACAAAACTTTTTCTTTTTAAAATATTAGCATAGGAATACTTATTTTTCTTAATAAAAAAAATTTAAACTACTTTTTTATAGGATCTAAGATCAACAAAAAGAACAATTAACTATTATTAATTATTTTTAGATATATACTACACCTAAATCACGGAATAGTCTTAATAAAGCTTTGAATGTTTCTATTACCCTTTAATCTTAAAAAAAATATATATGAGATTAAAATATAAAGACTATTGTCAATTTTCAGGGAGGTAAAAAATATGAACTTTGTTAAAGACGAAGCAGGACAGGGAGCAGCAGAATATATTTTATTGTTTGGTGGAGTAATCGTTATAGCTATAATTGCACTCCTTATATACAAACAGTACTTCAGTAACATGAACCTTAACTCTGCTCAGGACACACAACAAGTAAGAGCATGCGCAACAAGCGGATGAATAAAGGCCTAAACATAAAAATTTACTAAAACGTGGAAGTTCATGTTATCCGATGAAAAAGCACAAATAAGCGCCGAAATGATACTACTCATAGGCGCCATACTCGTAATCGTAATCGTAGCGGGACAATACATATTCAGCATATCAAATTCAGTTGCAGGAAACATAACAGACGTTGTGAACACTGCAAGAAACAGCGCCATCGGAAAAATGTAAAAACTTCCACAAAACTTTTTCTTTTTAAAATATTTTTTATATATTCTATTTCTAAAAAAAACTCATTTTATCATTTAATGAAAAAAAAAGATTTAATTTGAGAATTTGTTGTTTTTTAACTGGATTTAGGTGCCCACACCGAAACATCATCATTCTCATAGATAGACTTGAAATAAGTGGAATTACTCCTTTCAACCACCAGCTTTGTGAAAACTGAATTTTCAAATTTTTTGTCCATAACTGCGTACTTCTTAATGTCCATCTGAAGTAAAACACACATGTTACTATTTTTGTTTAAGTAATGTTTATCAATCATTCCATTCTTTATGGTGATCACACAGTACGGTGTTTGATTATTCCAAGTCACAGCACCAGTTTTAGGGTCCAGGGTTAAATTACCATCACTTGTAAAATAATTTCGTGATGCATTCAAGTTTCCATGTGAATACGTGTAATTTCCAATCTGCATCTTACTGAAATCCCATGTTCCAAACTTGAAGTACCATGATCCCTTTAGATCAACGTTCACAACAACGAAGTGTCTTGGGTTGTTGGGATGTGTGTAATTCAAAACATCTTCTGCAGATTCATCACTCAGGTTGTATTCATCCATCAGTACATTCTTTGCAGAGTTTTTATCAAGCCCTAAGATGTTATTAAGAATTTCAGCACTCTCTGTAGTGTTCTTGGTGTACTTGTCCAGTGTTATATAACCCATGTCACCACTTGTTGCAATCATTCTAAAGATACCGTATGATAAACTTTCATTGGTTGTTGAAAAAGCCCGGGATATCCAGTATTCTCTTGAAGTACTTGGAGATTTGCTTCCATATGGATATGCGCGGTCAAACTGCCTTGAAGGCAATGTTTCAACGTAAGCAGTTCTCCCATCAAAAACAACAGGACGATCCGCTACTCCAGAAAATAAATGCCCATAACTCCAATCTGTAATTATAACTGTATCGTTAGGAGTGTTACTGTTTATCCAGGTTGCTGCATTCCAAATATCATCATTTGCAAGGGGTTGTAATATTTTCATGGTTTCACAGGTGTTGAAAACTGCAGGTAGGGTAAGAAGCAGCACTATGCACAGGGAAATTAGGGTTATATACGTTTTATTTCTTTGTAATAAGTTGAAACGTTCACTTTTTTTAAGTAAGGACAGATAGTCAACTGCCAGACCCACCATTATCCCTGAGCTTATAACGAGTGGGGGTATGAGGAGTATTATAAATCTTGCACCCTTTGTAAGTGAAAAAAATCCCACAACTGTCCATGATACTAATAACAAATAAAAGAACCATGTCATTCTACTTAAAAATTGTTCTTTAAGTTTTTTATCCAGTAGAACCCTTGGTATCCAGAAAAATCCGAAGATACCAACAAGGAATGAAATACCCACTCCCGTCACTACTTCAGAGAATGATGGAATTCCAAGTTCTGATACTGACATGTATATATCTGGCCATGGGGCCCATGGGCCCTGAGCACTTGATAAACCAATAAGCTCAATGGGACCCATGAAGAACTTAATAACATTTAAAAATCCGGTTACTAAACCAACCATTAGAAGGGTTAGAATTGAAAAAATACCGAATATGGTAATAAAGTCCTTAACAGGTTCCCCTTTCAATCTTCTCCAAACTGTGTAAACTACTGAGAATACTATCAGTATATAAAATTGGTACTGCCATCCATTCCATGCCATTGAAAAGATCAACATGGAAAACGCTGCAAGAACTGAGTACAACATCCTCAGCCTTCTATCTTCACTTTGAACTGCTTCAATAAAAAGCCACGTTACAAGAAGGGGGAAGAAAACGTTGAACATGTCTGTGTCAAACCATGCAGGTACTGTTCTTATGAAATAAAATGGTGCTGCAACCGTTAGTATTCCTGCAGCAAATGCACCGTAGTTGTTTGTGAACCTGCGTGTGAATAGATATGCAACCACCCCTGCAAGTGGGGCGAAGAATGCAGGCAACCAGAAACAGACTGATAAAAGAGGTACAGCTGTAAACAGGTTTATGAATTTGTAGATGAATGCAGTGAGGTAAACTAGGAATGGAGGGTAATCCATTGGAACGCCTGATGGAGCATAGGAATGAAAATCCCATTCAGTACCATTTACTTTTGTGTCTCCTAAATAACCATGGTTGAGGTAGTTCTTTGTCAACCTGTAGTTGTAGTAGGAGTCCATATCGTACATGTAGGGAAGATCGTTTTGATCTTGATAGTAGGCCTTCTCATTTGATGGAATACCAGTTAAATGAACTGATTCTACCCTGAGGGTGAAACCTAAGGCAAAGATTATGAATAAAGAGAAAAAAATTATTAGTAGCTCCTTTTTTGACATACGTATCCTCTGAGTTATTTAATTGAATATCTGCATGTTTTTATTTGTATTGCCATACAGTAACTGCACCTTTTCTATAGATAGGTTTAAATATTGTTTCGTTACTGTTTTCAACCCATAATTTCATGAACATGGAATTTTCAAGAGTTTTGTCAATAACAACAGTCCTATTTCTATTCCATAATACTGCAATAGAAAATTCACTGCTTTTATCTATTTTTTGTTTTTTTAGGGTGCCATTCTCAACTGAGATTAGTGAATATGGATGTTTTCCATTCCATTTTACGTCCCCTGTTTTAAGGTTCATAGCAACTCCGTTATCTGAATTTAAAGTGTTTCCTTTTATAAGAAAGTTGCCTGTTGAGTAGATGCAGTTACCTTCTTTAGCTTCATTGAAGTTCCAGTTTCCAAATTTAAATATGGCAACTCCTCTATTCAAATCTGTTAACGAGGTTACAATTACAAAAGGTCGTGGATGAATTGGATGGGTGTATTGAAGTATATCATCGGCCTGTTTTTCATTTAAACTGTAATTGTTTATGAGTATCGATCTTGCTGTTTCTTCATTAACTCCAAGTATGCTGTTTAATATTTCAACACTCTGGGTTGTATTTTTTGTGTATTTATCCAAGGTTATATAAGCCATATCTCCGCTTGTAGTTATCATCCGGAATATGCCAACAGAAAGTGTTTGATTATCTGTTGCAAAGGCATGATCTATCCAGCATTCCCGTGAGGTACTTGGAGATTCACTTCCAAATTTATAAGAACTGTCAAATTGCCTTAAGGGCAGAGTTTCAATGTAGGCTGTTCTCCCATCAAAGGAAACAGGACGATCAGCAATAGCTGTGAAAACATGTCCATAACCCCAGTTTGAAATAATGATCGTGTCATTAGATGTATTGTTATTGATCCAAACTGCAGAATCCCACATATCATCATTAGGAACCGGAGTCAATACATCAAAATTATTAAAGACAAGAACTACTGAAGTGATGGATACCACAAACAGGATCAACAATGCTAAAACATGGAACAAGTAGGTTTTATCCTTAAAAATAGGGAATCTTTCACTTTTTTTAAGGATTTTCGAATATTCAACGATTATTCCAACAAGAATTCCTGAACTTAATACCATTGGAGGTATCAAAAGCATTATGAATCTGTAACCTTGTTGAAGGGCTATTGCACCCATTAAAGTCCAAAAGAGCAATAATAAATAGATAAAATTGGACATCTTACTTAGATACTGTTTTTTAAACTTTTTATTCATTAAAATTCTCAACATCCATAAAAAACCTAGAATAGACATGAAAAAGGTCATTCCCACTTGAGAAACCACCTCATAAAAGGAAGGTTTTCCAAGTTCTGAAACGGAGACGTAAACATTAGGCCACGGTGCCCAGAGTCCCTGCCCACTCTTCATCCCAATTAGAGTTACTGGACTTTCAAAAAGGTTTATTAAATCTAAAAATCCTGCAAAAACTCCCACCAACAAGGTTGTAACTGCAAAAAATGTTAAAAGAACATAAAAACAATTTTTAACATTCATACCCCTTATTTTTCCCCATAAAATGTAAAGAGATGTGAATAACACGAGTATGTAGAATTGGTACTGCCAACCGTTCCATGCGAGTGCAAACAGAAACATTGCAAATGCAGCTGAAATTGCAAGTACGATCTGATTCTTGATTTTTTTAAGGGTTACTGCTTCAACGAAGAGCCATGTGACAAGAATTGGGAAAAACACATTGAACATGTCGGTGTCGAACCATCCAGGGACAGTTCTGAAGAAGTATAATGGAGCTGTGACTGCTAGAATACCTGCGGCTGCTGCCCCATAATTGTTGGTGTACTTTTTAACGAATAGATAAGCCACTACCCCTGCAAGTGGACCCATGAAGGCTGGCAGCCAAAAACAGACAACCAAAAGGGGAACAGATGCAAAAAGATTTATGAATTTATAAATTAATGCTGCAAGATAAACTATGAGGGGAGGGTAATCCATTGGAACCCCTGATGGGGCGTAGGAATGAAAATCCCATTCAGTACCATTCACTTTAACATCCCCCATGTACCCATGTTCCAGGTAGTTCTTGGTCAGCCTGTAGTTGTAGTAGGAATCTGGTTCGTACATGTAGGGAAGGCCATTTTGATCCTGGTAGTATGCCTTTTCATCAGAGGAAATTCCATAAAGGTGAGTTGATTCCACCCTCAAAATAAATCCAACTAGGAATATTATGGAAATTATTGTAATTGTAATTGCTAATTTCTTTTTGGACATTGTGCTCCCCTAATAATCAGTATTTAGATTCCCAGACTATTACATTGTTATTTTCATAAACAGCTTTAAAATATTTGGTATCCTGCTTTTCCACAACCAGTCTTGAGAACAATGAATTTTCGTACTGCCTGTCCAAAACAACGGATCTATTGGTATCTCTGTTAATAATCACACAGAAATCACTGTTTTTATCAAGATAATCATTTTTAAGGGTACCCTTAGAAACCACTGTAACTGAGTAGGGTACATGGTTGTTCCAGGTTAAATTACCAGTTTGCAGGTCCATTGTGATTCCATCATCTGTAGTTAAAATATTACCAGTTTCATGGATGGTTCCGTAGGAGTAGGTACAGTTACCACTTAACTTATTGAAGTCCCAAGAACCAAAATAAAAGGTCCAGTAACCTTTGTTTATCATGGAATTATCAGTTACAATTACAAATGGACGTGGGTTGTTGGGATGAGTATATCTTAAAACATTATCTGCTTGATCAGGTTTTAGGCCATAATTTTCAATGAGCAGGTTTTTTGCAGTATTTTTATCAACACCCAATATGTTATTTAATATTTCAATGGTTTTTGTAGTGTTTTGGGTGTAATTATCCAAATTTAAGTAGCCTGCATCACCAGTTGTGGTGATCATCCTTAAAATACCCAGTGCCAAGGTTTCATTGTCGGTTGTGTAGGCTTTGTCTATCCAGTACTCCCTCGATGTGCTTGGAGATTTATCTCCAAATGTAAATGCAACATCATAATCTCGAACGGGCATGGTTTCAACGTAAGCTAATCTTCCATCGATGGATGTTGGACGGTCCGATATAGCCGTGAAGAAGTGGCCGTACATCCAGCTGGCTACAACCACAGTATCGTTTTGTGTGTTGTTGTGGATCCAGACTCCTGCATTCCACATATCATCATTCATACGGGGAGTTAAGCTGGAAAGATTATCATTTATTACCACAACCGAAGGTAAAGTTATTAAGATCAATATAAAAATCATTGCAAAACGTTTAAAATTTTTTTTGCTGTGAATCTCTAGAAAATCTGCACAAAAACCAATGCAAAGTCCAGTAATTATTGTTAAAGGTGGAATAACCATTAATAAGAATCTAATACCTTTTATAAGTGTTAAAAATCCGGTTACAGTCCACAAAACAAGGAGTGAGAACACAGCCCAGTTCAACTGATTCAGGTAATTTTCATGGAGTTTTTTACTTCTTAAAACCATTGAAATGACCAGAATTCCAATAATGCCCAGAATAAATACTGCAGGGCCAACTCCTGAGACTAAATCGACTGCTGAAGGAGGTTGAAGCTCAGATATCAATACATAAACATCAGGCCATGGTGCCCATAGCCCATTGGTACTGAAAATACTTAGAAGTTCCTTAGGACCTAAAATAAAATTTAAAACATTGAAAAATCCTGTGAAAATGTATATTAACACTGCTGAAATTGGGAAAAATGTTAAGGCAACCAACAAAAAATTTTTAACGTTTTTTCCCCTAACCTTGCGGAACAATCCGTAAAAAATACTGAATAAAACAAGGACGTAAAATAGGTATTGCCAGCCGTTCCATGCCATTGCAAAAAGGACCATGAAAAATGCTGATAATGATGCAAAAATGCCCTTCATTTTAATGTCTTTACTCTTCAGGGCTTCCACAAAAAACCAGACGATTAGGAGTGGAAATATTAAGTTGAACATGTCCGTGTCAAACCAGCCAGGAACAGTCCTCATAAAATAAAAAGGTGCTATTACAGTTAGTACTCCTGCAGCAACAGCACCGTATTCATTTGTAAACCTCCTGACAAACAAATAAGCAACCACACCACCAATAGGTGCGATAAATGCCGGCAGCCAGAAGCAAATTACCATCAAAGGCACATCTGCAAACAGATTAAAAAATTTGTATATGAATGCAGTTAAGTAAACTATGAGTGGAGGATAATCCATTGGAACTCCAGATGGAGCATAGGAATGAAAATCCCATTCAGTACCATTTACTTTAGTATCTCCCAAATAGCCATGGTTTAGGTAGTTTTTAGTTAGTCTGTAGTTGTAGTAGGAGTCCATGTCGTACATGTAGGGAAGGCCATTTTGATCTTGATAGTAAACCTTTTCATCAGTTGGAATCCCAGATAAGTTGGTTGATTCCAGTCTAAGACTAAATCCAAGCGAGAATATGATCAAGATAATTACAAAGATCAGAACAGTTTGCCTTTTAAACATTTAACCACTATTAAGGATCTATTCATCAAGCCGTTTATAAACAGTTATATCCCCAAATTTCGTTGGGAAAATCTTTATTTTACTATAATCCTTGAGCTTTATCTTATAAAGCATGCTGATGTAATAATCTGCTTTTTGATTTTTCAGTTCATTGTTTAAGTAGTCTCCTGTATCATTGATCATTATAACTCTTACATGGGTTTTTAAGTACCATGAAAGATGCGGCCCGAAATAATCTGAGTAAATAATTTTACTTTTGTAGTTTGGATCGTAACTTTCAAGCCAGTTAGAAACTGTTTTTAGTTCAGTTGTGTTGTAAGTTTCGTAGTAAAGTTCCCCATCGTAATGTTCACTTGTAATCTCAAATTTTCCATGACTTAAATTGAAATTTGATCCATTGGCCAATGGATCATGTCCTATATGATACAGATACGCCCCTGTAAACACTGAAAATACTACCATTAAAGCTAAAGTTAAAATAGAACTTAAATGGGTTTTTTTGATTTTAAAATTTATCTTGCTGAAAAATTCAGTTATTCCAAGGGTCATGAAGTAAGCTACAGCAGGTGCCATTGGAATGAAGTACCTGCAAACCTTAATTTGAAAAACACTGCTGAATATCAGGTAAGAAATTAACCATGTGAGCACTAAAAAGTCGATATCCAAAAACTTTAGTTCATCATTCTTAAGGATTTTGTAGACAAAATACATTAAAATAATGAATAAAACATCTGATAGAAGATAATTTACTTTGTTTATTGAAAAAATAAAGATCAAAGCTAATGCAAAAAGCATTAAACCCTTTATTTTTGTTTTTATAGATTTTAGGGGATTTTCTGAATTTTTTAATCCATTCCTTTTGATCCTTGATATCTTGTGTAAATAAATAACAAGCCCCATTACAATTGAGTAAATTATAACTATTTCAAGTAATATGAAAGAAATGAAGACACTCAGTGAAGGATTATTCAAGAAGTTCATGTTCAAGAAACAATAAAAGGCATTTTTAACGTAGTAAAATGGATCAAGGTTGTAAGAGAACCAATTCACAGAAGAGCCCCTAGTAGCTGAGTATGTCCCTAAAACTGGTAAAAATGGATTTCCCATCATTTTGTACCAGAAAATTAAGACAGGTGTTATTATGATTAAAGATATTCCAATTCCAATGGAAATTTCCTTTAAATTTTTAATATAACTTCTATTTATTAATACGTAAAATAGGATTGGAAAAATTGTAATTGCTGCAGGAAAACGCGTTAAAAATGTCAGCATCAACAAGGGAAATACCGAATAGAAGAACTTAGGATTCTTTTTAACTGCAAGCACTGTGAAATACAAAGCCCAAATTGAAAGTGACGTACTTGCAATATCAGTGTATCCAACTCCAACCCATAAGAGTACCACTGGAAAGGATATGAAGATCAGAGATCCTAAAAGGCTTTGAAGATCATTGAACCGCTGTTTTAAAAGCAAGAAAAGTCCAATAACTCCTAAAACAAAAAATGCACCATCCACTATGGAGATGGTAACTGTGGACACATAACCCATTCTGAATAACAATGATGAAACAAAGGATAGAAAAACTGGTCGTATCAACTCTATGTGAAAACCATGACCTGCAAAGAACTGTGCATTTGTTAAAAAGGAAAAGGCATCCCACATCAAACCTATTTCCATCTGGATCTTAATTTTATAAGCAGTCACTGCAACTGTAATTATTATTAAGAGGATCAACGTGAACAAAAAGGAACTTTCATTCAATAACTTTAAAAATTTGGACCAACTTAAATCTTTCAATAACCTCACCAAGACATCATATGAATAATATTATAGGATATTAAACTATTCCTCCTTAAAGCTTTTGTTAAAAAGCTACCGTTTTATTTTTAATCTTAAAAAATTAAATATAAATTTAAAAGTTTCCTTTCAAACATTTTTTTCAAACAAAATATTTTACTTTTAATTTAATACCTCATTGAACTTTTCAATTTAAATTATGATATCCATATTTCCATATTAACTGATAAAAAGACCATAATTAGTGTGAAAAGACTCTAAATCTTCTCCAAAACGAAGAAGAAGTATTAATAAAGTTACTAATTTCAATCTCTTATTATTCCATAACCTTGACTATTTTAGAACCCCTGTGTGTCCATAAGGCCTTTAAATAAGATACAAATGCTTTTCATCTTGAAAAATGTAATTTATAATAAACACGGTCCGAATGAGGATGTAAACTAAAGGTACCGCAACTAAGGGTTGTAAGTGGAATGCCAAAAACCAGTTAATATCCTTATTTTTTTAGTATCCATGAAACAATTCAACAATAAAAAAAACTTGTGATATACACAGGACCAAATATACAAATTTTACAATCCCTAAATCCATAAGACAGAATACGTATGAATGGGGATATCATACTGATTTTATTAGATAATAAATTAGATTATGCAAAAAATGCCATATACTGTTAAATTATTGATCTGAATTTTGCAATATTAGAATTTGTGTCACCTAAACTGAAAAAGACATTAAAGTTTCACAAGGATATCACCATTAATAATCAATAGTATAGATTGACATATTAAAAAAACAACCCTAAAGATTTCATAATTTAATACTGTCAAAAAACTAAAAAAATATAAAATCAACATAGATAAATAAATTAGTAATAAATATCATAATAATAGTTCGAAATTTAAAATTTTATTAATGCCATTTAATTGAGGTAAAAATGCCATCTATAAATAAAAGATCAAGGACTTGGAATATGGAAAGGTTTAAAAATTTATTTTCTGGATCAGAAACAATTAGTTCTATTGATAGCTCAGAAGTTCAGGAAAATGTACAAATAGGCATAAAATACAAAGTGATATCTAAAAATCCTGTGATAGGAAAAAAGGCACTCATACGTTCAAATTCAGTTATATACAACGATGTAGAAATAGGGGACAATTTTAGAACCGGACATGGTGTTACAATACGTGAAAAAACTGAAATTGGAGACAATGTTTTAATTGGAACCAATTCTGTTGTAGAAGGACATTGTACAATAGGAAGCAATGTAAGTATACAATCCAATGTGTATATACCCACAAACACTTCTATAGAAGATTATGTTTTTATAGGTCCATGTGCGTGTTTTACAAATGATAAATACCCTATAAGAATTGATTTCGAACTGAAAGGCCCTAAAATTAGGAGGGGTGCTTCAATAGGGGCTAATTCAACTTTTTTATCTGACGTTGAAGTTGGAGAGGGTGCAATGGTCGCTGCAGGAGCCATTGTCACAAGGGATGTTCCACCACACTTCCTTGCAATAGGTGCACCAGCAAAAATAAAACCACTTCCTAAACATTTAAAAACTTTGAATAAAATTTAGTATATCAATTTTTAAGCTACTTTTTTTAGTGTGTTCACGATTTTCAGGGGTGCACCCTCATTAAGATTAACCTTTACTCGTTTCATTGCACTTATCTTTTCCTCATCAGATAAGAGTTCAGTTACAGAATCAACAATCCCACTTTGCTCTGTTCCTAAAAGGAGATTTTTACCCATGTCCACGTAATGCATCCATTCAGTTGTGTCCCTTAAAATTAGACAAGGGACATTTAAAACCACAGCTTCTTCCTGTATCCCACCAGAATCTGTTAAAACAAATTTTGAATTTGATAACAAACCCATAAAATCCTTGTAACCCATAGGATCTGTTAATATAACATTTTCAGTTAAATTTATTTTATTTGATTCAATAACGGCCTTTGTTCTTAGATGAACCGGGAACAAAACATTTACTGTATTAGAAATCGTATTAATAGAACTTATAATTTCTTTTAATTTCTCAGAAGAGGTGTTTTCTTGTCTGTGAATTGTTAAAACTGCATAACTTTCCTTTATCAATGAAAAATCCTTAAGTTTTTCCTTATTAAACAGTTCTTTAGCCCTTAAACATGCATCAACAGATGTGTTTCCAACAAGGTAAATTTTTTCTTTTGGTATTCCTTCATTGATGAGATTTTCGTAGGCATTTTCATCAGGTGCAAATAAAAAGTCAGATAAATGGTCGACCACCACTCTGTTAACCTCTTCAGGCATGTTCTTGTCAAAGGACCTACATCCCGCCTCAACATGTGCCACCTTAATTTGAAGCTTTGAAGCAGTTAAAGCTCCTGCAAGGGTTGAATTTGTATCTCCTTGAACCAGTACTAAATCGGGTTTCTCTCTGAGTAATACTTCCTCCAATTTGATCATCATTTCTCCAGTTTGCTGTGCGTGACTTCCTGATCCAACATTCAAAGTGTAATCACAGCTTCTGAGGTTTAGATCTTCGAAAAATATTTTATCCATACTGTAAGAGTAATGTTGGCCCGTATGGATCAGCACTTGAGTAAATTCTTGATCCAAAAGGGGAATTAAAGGTGAAAACTTAATTATTTCCGGCCTTGTTCCAAGAATAGTGGCAATTTTCATATAATTACTTTAGAAAAGGATATATAATAAGTATTTCCCAACAAGTTATTATGAAAATCTCTGTGATAATTCCAATGTACAATGAAGAGGACAATGTTCAAAGAACACTTCAAGAAGTTAATAACAGTTTAAAA is a genomic window of Methanobacterium congolense containing:
- a CDS encoding Flp family type IVb pilin, translated to MNFVKDEAGQGAAEYILLFGGVIVIAIVALLIYKQYFQKMNLNSAQDTAQVRACATSV
- a CDS encoding class III signal peptide-containing protein → MLSDEKAQISAEMILLIGAILVIVIVAGQYIFSISNSVAGNITDVVNTARNSAIGKM
- a CDS encoding class III signal peptide-containing protein, giving the protein MNFVKDEAGQGAAEYILLFGGVIVIAIIALLIYKQYFSNMNLNSAQDTQQVRACATSG
- a CDS encoding STT3 domain-containing protein, whose translation is MSKKELLIIFFSLFIIFALGFTLRVESVHLTGIPSNEKAYYQDQNDLPYMYDMDSYYNYRLTKNYLNHGYLGDTKVNGTEWDFHSYAPSGVPMDYPPFLVYLTAFIYKFINLFTAVPLLSVCFWLPAFFAPLAGVVAYLFTRRFTNNYGAFAAGILTVAAPFYFIRTVPAWFDTDMFNVFFPLLVTWLFIEAVQSEDRRLRMLYSVLAAFSMLIFSMAWNGWQYQFYILIVFSVVYTVWRRLKGEPVKDFITIFGIFSILTLLMVGLVTGFLNVIKFFMGPIELIGLSSAQGPWAPWPDIYMSVSELGIPSFSEVVTGVGISFLVGIFGFFWIPRVLLDKKLKEQFLSRMTWFFYLLLVSWTVVGFFSLTKGARFIILLIPPLVISSGIMVGLAVDYLSLLKKSERFNLLQRNKTYITLISLCIVLLLTLPAVFNTCETMKILQPLANDDIWNAATWINSNTPNDTVIITDWSYGHLFSGVADRPVVFDGRTAYVETLPSRQFDRAYPYGSKSPSTSREYWISRAFSTTNESLSYGIFRMIATSGDMGYITLDKYTKNTTESAEILNNILGLDKNSAKNVLMDEYNLSDESAEDVLNYTHPNNPRHFVVVNVDLKGSWYFKFGTWDFSKMQIGNYTYSHGNLNASRNYFTSDGNLTLDPKTGAVTWNNQTPYCVITIKNGMIDKHYLNKNSNMCVLLQMDIKKYAVMDKKFENSVFTKLVVERSNSTYFKSIYENDDVSVWAPKSS
- a CDS encoding STT3 domain-containing protein, translating into MSKKKLAITITIISIIFLVGFILRVESTHLYGISSDEKAYYQDQNGLPYMYEPDSYYNYRLTKNYLEHGYMGDVKVNGTEWDFHSYAPSGVPMDYPPLIVYLAALIYKFINLFASVPLLVVCFWLPAFMGPLAGVVAYLFVKKYTNNYGAAAAGILAVTAPLYFFRTVPGWFDTDMFNVFFPILVTWLFVEAVTLKKIKNQIVLAISAAFAMFLFALAWNGWQYQFYILVLFTSLYILWGKIRGMNVKNCFYVLLTFFAVTTLLVGVFAGFLDLINLFESPVTLIGMKSGQGLWAPWPNVYVSVSELGKPSFYEVVSQVGMTFFMSILGFLWMLRILMNKKFKKQYLSKMSNFIYLLLLFWTLMGAIALQQGYRFIMLLIPPMVLSSGILVGIIVEYSKILKKSERFPIFKDKTYLFHVLALLILFVVSITSVVLVFNNFDVLTPVPNDDMWDSAVWINNNTSNDTIIISNWGYGHVFTAIADRPVSFDGRTAYIETLPLRQFDSSYKFGSESPSTSRECWIDHAFATDNQTLSVGIFRMITTSGDMAYITLDKYTKNTTQSVEILNSILGVNEETARSILINNYSLNEKQADDILQYTHPIHPRPFVIVTSLTDLNRGVAIFKFGNWNFNEAKEGNCIYSTGNFLIKGNTLNSDNGVAMNLKTGDVKWNGKHPYSLISVENGTLKKQKIDKSSEFSIAVLWNRNRTVVIDKTLENSMFMKLWVENSNETIFKPIYRKGAVTVWQYK
- a CDS encoding STT3 domain-containing protein; this translates as MFKRQTVLIFVIILIIFSLGFSLRLESTNLSGIPTDEKVYYQDQNGLPYMYDMDSYYNYRLTKNYLNHGYLGDTKVNGTEWDFHSYAPSGVPMDYPPLIVYLTAFIYKFFNLFADVPLMVICFWLPAFIAPIGGVVAYLFVRRFTNEYGAVAAGVLTVIAPFYFMRTVPGWFDTDMFNLIFPLLIVWFFVEALKSKDIKMKGIFASLSAFFMVLFAMAWNGWQYLFYVLVLFSIFYGLFRKVRGKNVKNFLLVALTFFPISAVLIYIFTGFFNVLNFILGPKELLSIFSTNGLWAPWPDVYVLISELQPPSAVDLVSGVGPAVFILGIIGILVISMVLRSKKLHENYLNQLNWAVFSLLVLWTVTGFLTLIKGIRFLLMVIPPLTIITGLCIGFCADFLEIHSKKNFKRFAMIFILILITLPSVVVINDNLSSLTPRMNDDMWNAGVWIHNNTQNDTVVVASWMYGHFFTAISDRPTSIDGRLAYVETMPVRDYDVAFTFGDKSPSTSREYWIDKAYTTDNETLALGILRMITTTGDAGYLNLDNYTQNTTKTIEILNNILGVDKNTAKNLLIENYGLKPDQADNVLRYTHPNNPRPFVIVTDNSMINKGYWTFYFGSWDFNKLSGNCTYSYGTIHETGNILTTDDGITMDLQTGNLTWNNHVPYSVTVVSKGTLKNDYLDKNSDFCVIINRDTNRSVVLDRQYENSLFSRLVVEKQDTKYFKAVYENNNVIVWESKY
- a CDS encoding glycosyltransferase family 39 protein translates to MKDLSWSKFLKLLNESSFLFTLILLIIITVAVTAYKIKIQMEIGLMWDAFSFLTNAQFFAGHGFHIELIRPVFLSFVSSLLFRMGYVSTVTISIVDGAFFVLGVIGLFLLLKQRFNDLQSLLGSLIFISFPVVLLWVGVGYTDIASTSLSIWALYFTVLAVKKNPKFFYSVFPLLMLTFLTRFPAAITIFPILFYVLINRSYIKNLKEISIGIGISLIIITPVLIFWYKMMGNPFLPVLGTYSATRGSSVNWFSYNLDPFYYVKNAFYCFLNMNFLNNPSLSVFISFILLEIVIIYSIVMGLVIYLHKISRIKRNGLKNSENPLKSIKTKIKGLMLFALALIFIFSINKVNYLLSDVLFIILMYFVYKILKNDELKFLDIDFLVLTWLISYLIFSSVFQIKVCRYFIPMAPAVAYFMTLGITEFFSKINFKIKKTHLSSILTLALMVVFSVFTGAYLYHIGHDPLANGSNFNLSHGKFEITSEHYDGELYYETYNTTELKTVSNWLESYDPNYKSKIIYSDYFGPHLSWYLKTHVRVIMINDTGDYLNNELKNQKADYYISMLYKIKLKDYSKIKIFPTKFGDITVYKRLDE